Proteins encoded in a region of the Drosophila sechellia strain sech25 chromosome 2L, ASM438219v1, whole genome shotgun sequence genome:
- the LOC6612081 gene encoding uncharacterized protein LOC6612081 — MSRSAKGFGRLINPGVVLHPELNQKMADFEAMAMERSDLDHELSRLRKQQDDTEDNLAEALAEDEFQCSLRGQPFVAPNEDELQEILRNHLGGIINKLAATYERLIYLDADIRKLKGVIEKAITVANEESAAAASM, encoded by the coding sequence ATGTCCAGATCGGCAAAGGGCTTTGGTCGCTTAATCAATCCGGGCGTGGTACTTCATCCGGAACTGAATCAAAAGATGGCCGACTTTGAGGCCATGGCCATGGAGCGATCTGATTTGGATCACGAATTGAGCCGATTGCGCAAGCAGCAGGACGACACAGAGGATAATTTGGCAGAGGCGCTGGCCGAGGACGAGTTCCAGTGCAGCTTGAGGGGCCAGCCGTTTGTTGCCCCCAACGAGGACGAGCTGCAGGAAATCCTGAGGAATCATCTCGGTGGCATTATCAACAAGCTGGCTGCCACGTACGAGCGACTTATTTACCTGGATGCGGACATCAGGAAGCTGAAGGGAGTCATTGAAAAGGCCATCACGGTGGCTAATGAGGAATCGGCAGCAGCCGCCTCAATGTGA